The genomic window GTGTTTCATGTATTTTAAGGAGTTGGCGTGCATATCTATTTATATACTGGATATTCTTATTTTCGTCTATAACAATCAGCCCTTCTTGTAAGAAATCCAGAAATTCAACAAGTGTGTTTTTTAATAAATTATCCATTCTCCTCAAGTTCCTGATGTCTAAGCATTTTCCCTTCTTTCATATAGATAACTTCTTCTGCAAGGTTTGTTGCTATGTCTGCAACCCTTTCAAGATTTGAGGAAACTGTAATAAGTCTAATTCCTACTTTTATATTTTTAGGGTCTTCTACCATATATGTGTAAATTTCTCTTATGATTTGTTCATGGAGGGCATCTACTTTGTCGTCCCTTTCTATAACCTGTCTTGCCAGCTCTGTGTCAAGTGTTTCCAGAGATTTAACAGCATCCCTAACCATATTGAGAACTATATCTGTCATAATTGGAAGGTCAACATATTCTTTGAGTTTTGGTTTTGTTAGTATTCTTTCTGCTTGCTCTTTTATATTTTCTGCGTGATCACCTATCCTTTCTAAATCCCTGTTTACAAATAAATCCATAACCAGCATTCTCAGATATTTTGCTTCCGGCTGAAATCTGGCAATTGTTGTGATTATCAGAGTTTCGTTCTCAACTTCCATCTGGTCTAATTTAGGCTCAAGCTCATCAACAACTTTTAGATATTCAGGATTGTGCTCTATAATTGCTTTTACAGCATTTTCAATCATTGTGTCGGCCATCTCGGCCATATTTATAAGTCTGTCTCTTATTTCCTCAAGTCTTGGCTTTAAAAGCATTACTTCCTCCTTTATTATCCAAATCTACCACTTACATAATCTTCTGTAAGTTTTTTCTTAGGTGCAGTAAATATAATATCAGTTTTATCAAATTCAATAAGTTCACCCAGATACATAAAGGCAGTGTAATCAGATACACGGGCTGCCTGTTGCATATTGTGGGTAACAATAAGGATTGTTACTGTTTCTTTTAGCTGGACTACCAGTTCCTCTATTTTTGAGGTTGATATTGGGTCAAGGGCTGATGTAGGTTCGTCAAATAGTAAAACTTCAGGTTCAACAGCAAGGGCTCTTGCTATAACCAGTCTTTGCTGCTGACCTCCGGACATTCCTGTGGCAGGTTCTTTAAGTCTGTCCTTTACTTCGTCCCAGAGAGCAGCCTGTCTTAAAGCCTTTTCTACCCTTTCTTCAAGCTCAGCTTTATCTCTAATTCCCCTTAATCTTAGACCGTAAGCAACATTATCAAAAATACTCATTGGAAATGGAGTGGGTTTTTGGAATACCATTCCAACTCTGGAACGGAGGTCTATAAGGTCAATATCATCAGAAAGTATATTTATACCATCAAGAATAATTTCACCTTCATATTTGTTTCCGTGATAAAGGTCATGCATTCGGTTAAAACATCTAAGAAGAGTTGTTTTTCCACAACCAGAGGGTCCTATT from Persephonella sp. includes these protein-coding regions:
- the phoU gene encoding phosphate signaling complex protein PhoU: MLLKPRLEEIRDRLINMAEMADTMIENAVKAIIEHNPEYLKVVDELEPKLDQMEVENETLIITTIARFQPEAKYLRMLVMDLFVNRDLERIGDHAENIKEQAERILTKPKLKEYVDLPIMTDIVLNMVRDAVKSLETLDTELARQVIERDDKVDALHEQIIREIYTYMVEDPKNIKVGIRLITVSSNLERVADIATNLAEEVIYMKEGKMLRHQELEENG
- the pstB gene encoding phosphate ABC transporter ATP-binding protein PstB — translated: MSEKEKIKVKDLYFWYAGQGYPDKKKAALKGINLPVFENKVTALIGPSGCGKTTLLRCFNRMHDLYHGNKYEGEIILDGINILSDDIDLIDLRSRVGMVFQKPTPFPMSIFDNVAYGLRLRGIRDKAELEERVEKALRQAALWDEVKDRLKEPATGMSGGQQQRLVIARALAVEPEVLLFDEPTSALDPISTSKIEELVVQLKETVTILIVTHNMQQAARVSDYTAFMYLGELIEFDKTDIIFTAPKKKLTEDYVSGRFG